The nucleotide window GCTAAGTTTCATGTGGGACATTCTGGAAAGGTTAGGCCTCTCCAAAGAATAACACCATGAACTTCGGGAAAGCAATCAGAACATTACGCAAACACAGCAATCAGAGTCAGCAGGAATTCGCTGATGACATTGGCATCAGCCAGACAAGTCTTTCACTCATTGAAAGCGGCAAAACAAAACCCACAGGTGCCACCCTCGACAGGATCGCTGAAAAATTTAAAACCAGAGCAGCAATCATTGCGATGGCGGCCATCGAAGTAGAGAAAGACGTTCCTCCCGGCAAAAGAAAACTGTTTAAAGAGCTATTCCCGGATTTTGAAGAAAATGTATGGACACTCATTTTCCATAAATAAAAAAGGAGCAGCCCGCGCTGCTCCTCTTCATATCTTCAGGCTTACCACCTCGTAATATTTTCCATGGTGACTGACCGACGCAGGCCGTCGTCTTCCACTACTTACTTCCCTGACAAACGGCACTCCCTGTTCATCTTTCAGCAGTAGTTCACCTGCTTCTACACCACAGGAAAGCTGATACCATAAATGCTCAGCAGGAACAGCAATTGAATGCAGTCTACTACCGTCAACGGTTGTACGAAAATGAAAAATCATGGTTTCATAACAAATGGTTCCGGTATCCCTTCCGGAAAGTTGCACGGCATAACGATGTGGGGCATAGATACGTTGTCCGGTGGTTCGGTGTACTATCTTGTAGGCAGCCTCCTTGGCACTCCACAACAGCCATACCATACGGTCCGGATCAGTTGCATCCTGTACCAACTGCCGCTCTGCCGGTGTACATATCTTTTCCAGATAACCTGCCCGCCGCCAGTTATTTTCTGCAGCAGCCAGCTCCAGATCTACCACATCGTTGCCGATCATGAGGTAGCGGCCAGTTTGTTTTCCACTACTTCCATAGCGGATTTTACATTGATCATTTTCTCCATGGAATCGTTATCAATTACAATGTTGAATTTTTCTTCCACGTCCAGCACCACATCCACCAGGTTAGCGGAATTGATTTTCAAATCACGGATAAAGTCCGTGTCTTCATTGAGGGTTGCAAGCGCCTCAGGATTTTTGGTGTAGGGCTGCACCACTTCCTTGATAGTGGCCATCAAAGCTGTTTTATCCATGATATCAGGGTTTATATTTTTTAAGAATGATACAGGCATTGACGTCGCCGAAACCAAAACTGGCTTTGGCAACTACCTGCAGCGCTTTATTCATCAACTGCAGAGGGATGCGTTCCCGGGGTACGATAGCCGCTATCTCCGGATGCAGGTCTTCACTATTTATATTCGGGAAAAGGAAACCTTCTTTCAACTGCAGCACAGCGGATACCAGCTCTATACTGCCGGAAGCACTCAAACAGTGTCCCACCATACATTTCAGGGCATTTACATAAGGGAAGTCCGCTCCTTTTCTGTTGAGTGCCTGGCTCCAGTTGAGAATCTCCGTAGCATCCTTGCTGGTAGCCGTAAGATGACCGTTGATCGCATCAATTTCATCGGGATGAATACCTGCTTCACGGACTGCTTCCCGGATGCAGCGTTGTACCGCTTCACTGTTGGGTGCCGTCATACTTCCTTCTCCCAGCTGGCCTCCGGAATTAACATGTCCACCGGCGATCTCTGCATAAATGGTAGCACCTCTTTGCAGGGCACTATCCAGCGATTCTACTACCAGCGCACCTGCGCCTGCTCCCGGCACAAAACCGCTGGCACTGGCACTCATAGGCCTGGAACCCGCTTCGGGCCGGTCATTATTTTTAAAGGTACATATACGCATGGCATCAAACCCGGCCCATACATAAGGACCGCCGTCGGTGGTACTGCCTGCCAGCATGCGCAGGGCCTTACCCGACCGTATCCTGTCATAGGCCATCATCACACTCTCAGCACCGGTAGTACAAGCGGATGAATTAGTAGTCACCTGGTTGCCCAGTGCCAGCTTCCCTCCCAGCCAGGCACTGATACTGCTGGCCATCGTTTGTGAAATAACGGTGCTGCCTAAACGACGTACTTTTCCTTCATCTACCTGATAAATCGCTTCCCGCCATTTATCCACTCCGGAAGAACCGGTACCAAATACAACACCGCTGTCCCAGTCGGGCTGCGTTGCACCATTGGCCAGCGGCAAACCCGCGTCCTGCCAGGCTTCTACACCTGCCATCACTCCGTAAAGGACCGCTTCGCTGTTGAATCCTTTCAGCTCCAGCGGCTCAAAATAACGCAGCTTCATAGCCTCCGTTACTTCCGGCGTCCCTGCAATGCGACAGGAAAAATCCATTGCTGCCAGCTTCGGATCATACCGGATACCGGAAACACCATTGATGACCGCCTCGCGGAAAGCAGGTACACCAGCTCCATTGGGTGCCACCACACCAAGTCCTGTTATAACTACCCGAACAGACATAGACAATTACGGATTAAAAATTATGGATTACGATTTACGGGGGATGATCATCCCGGCCATTACACCACTGCTCACTTCCTCCCCCCCTGCATTGGTCATTACTACTTTACATTTCAGTTTACCAAAACGAAAATAATCCTTTTCACCTGTAACGGTCACCTTCTCCCCCGGCAACACCGGCACCATAAACTCTACATTCGTAGCGGTCAGGCCAAAAGCCAGATCTTCCGCACCTCCGGTCAGATAGATGCCCAGACATACCAGGCCTATCTGTGCCATTACCTCCGTGAGCAATACACCCGGCGTAACAGCATAATGTTTGAAATGTCCTTTGTAAAAGTCCATATCAGGCCGGAAAGTAAAGCTGCCGATCACTTTTTTTTCATCAATATATTCCAGCGTATCTACAAATAAAAAAGGTTCGCTGTATGGTAGTTTTGCTAATATAGCTGTTGTCGTCATCTGTCAATGTATATGTGCACCTCCGTCTACCGGGATCACCGCGCCGGTTACCCAGGCCGCTTCATCTTTACATAAAAGATACACCATATTTGCCACATCTTCGGGTGTGGTAAGCCGTTGAAAAGGGGTACGGGCAATACTGTGGGCCAACAGCTGTTCATGCCCCGGAATCATACGCAGGGAGCGTGTATCCGTTACGCCGGCCTGCAGGCAGTTGGCCCGGATACCATAGGGCCCGAACTCCAGCGCGATGCTACGGCTGATAGCCTCCAGGGAGGCTTTGGCGGCCGACACAGCCGCATAGTGCTGCCATGCTTTGCTGCTGCCCTCACTGGTAAATGACAATACACGCGCATCACCCGCAAAAAGTCCCTGTTGCCATACCGACTGTGTCCAGTCATGTAGGCTCACCGCCATATGTTCCAGCGTGATCATCATATCATCTGTTTGTAGTGCCTGATCACCAGTCATCGCTTTTAAGGTCCCTTTAGCCACGCTGTGCAACAAACATCGCACCCGTCCTGCTGCTCCCATTTGTTGTTGCAGCTCCTGTAAAACAAACGCCCTTTTTTCTGTGTTGGTAATGCTTACATTAAACGAAATCACCTGTACGCCTGTTGCCCGCAACGCCTCAAAATCAGCATTCACCTGCTCCATTTCCACGCCTGCATTTCGATGCACAATGCAGAGATGCATACCCTTCTCAGCCAGCTTGCGGGCCGATGCCAGCCCCAACCCGCTGCTGCCACCCAGAATGAGTGCCCAGTATTGTTGTGATGCAAAATCCCTTACCATTGCAATAGTATTCTTTGTGCTGAAAAACCAGGACCAAAACTCAGCATCAACCCTTTATCTCCCGGCGGTATCGCTTTGTCCAGTATACGTTCCAGGACATACAGTACCGTGGCACTGGACATATTACCGTATAACCGTAATACTTCTTTTGTATCGTCAATGTTTTTACCGGAACCACTGAAAATCTCTTCCACTGTCTGAATAATTTTTCTTCCTCCGGGATGAAAGATCAGCTGGTTCACCGCTTCCATGGTAGTACCATTACGCTCCAGGAACGGATAAATGATATCAGAGAAATGGCTTGCTATCTGCTCTGGCACTGCAATATCCAACACCATCTGCAAACCGGTATTGGAAAGATGGAAACCCATCAGGTGGGTAGCTTCATAAAAATGATACATCTCTGCTCCCACAATCGCAGGTCCTTTATCATCTTCATGGGAAGATAATATCACGCAGGCAGCACCATCTCCGAAAATAGCGGCGCTGACAATGTTGGCCATGGAATAGTCGTTATGCTGAAAGGTGGCTGTAGGTGATTCTACCGCCACTACCGCAGCCCTTTTCCCGGGGTTGGCCTTCAGAAACTGATAAGCATAGATCATCCCCGAAACACCTGCTGCACAACCCATCTCGGTAACGGGTAAACGAACAATGTCCTGCCTTAACTGCAACGCATTGATCAGATACGCGTCCATAGAAGGGATCATAAAACCGGTACAACTGACAGTGATGATATAGTCTATCTCTTCTCCTTTCAGACCAGCCTTTTCCAGTGCACCCTGCAAACATTTTTTCCCCAGCTCCGTGCATTCCCGGATGTAAATATTGTTCTTCTCTTCAAAAGAGGTATTGTTAAATACTTCCTCTGCATTCATGATAGAATACCGCTGATCTACTGCTGCATTCTCAAAAATCTTTTTTACCTTTTTTACAAACCGTTCTTCCTGTCCGGCAAGCCATAGGTCAAGGTATGGCATTATTTCGCTGGTAGGCCTGGTATACGCTGGTAATGCCTTTGCTACTGATTGAATTTTTACGCTCATAAATTTGATATAACCCATTGGTAACGGAAAGCCCATCGCCAACGCAGACTGTAATTCCTGATATTCAGTTGCCGGGAAAGCTTTACCAGCTCCGGCTTTTTAAAACCACGCATAATGGAGGTCAGCCCGTCATAACGGGTCATCTCCTCCAGCCTCAGCACATAACACAACAGCTGAAACAGCCGGTAGGCGATACTGCTGCGATGCAGGTCATTCACCACAACCCCCACCGTAGCACGCCTGCAGAAATGTTGCATCAGTTCAAATATGACTGCATCCGTAAAATGATGCAGGGTCAGTGTTAATAACACAATATCATATTCCATCTCCACAAAAGAATCATGGGTCACATCGATACAGTCGTAACTGATTTCCGGATAATCCGCAGATAGTCCTGCTGCATGATGTACTGTAAAACGATTGGCGTCAATTCCCACCAGGCGCAGCTTCCATCCTCGTTTACGTCCTTCATCTGCCAGTGCCCGCAGCATATCACCATTGCCACACCCGATATCCACGATAGTCACTTCTCTTTCAGGAGGCAGTTGCCGCATCAGTGTTGCTACGCCTTTCAGTGTAATCCTGTTGCCTCCCAGTTTCCGGTTGATCTTTGCTATTTTGTCCAATGCCCTTTGCAGGCGTTCTCCTTCCATGGAAAAATCGTCCATGATCTCAGGCGCCAGCACACGTTCTCTGGTATTGAGTATCATGTGTTCATCACTTTTAATGGCCTGCCATGTGTTTGTCGGATGATAAATGGCAGTACTGCCGGGAAAGATGCCATCTGCTGTACCAGCCAGGTGGAAAGCCTGTCTTTCAGGAAAAGGTTGTTCAATAGCCGCCCTGTTTTCATACGTCTGCCGAAAACCCGTTCCCAGCGTTTGCTGTAATCATCTTCCAACTGCCGGCGGGAATAGTCTGTTTCCCTGCAAAACCGCAATACACCTTCTGCTGCCATCCGTGCACTGTCTATGGCCATCGCCATACCATTACCGCAAAGCGGATGAATGAGTCCGGCGGTATCACCCGTCATCAGCATATGCTGTTCTACCTTCGTCTTCTCATCAAAACATATCTGGCTGATGGTAAGCGGTTGCTCAAACAAAGCACGGCTATATGAAAAAATTTCCCTGAGATGTATATTCCGATACATCACTTCTTCCCGATGCTGCTGGATATCTCCATACTGGCGGAAGCTGTCCGTACTTACCAGATAACAGATATTCAGATGTCCGGTTTCAATTTTCGAAACGCCGCAGTAACCACCCGGAAAATTATGCAGGGCTACCAGGTCATCGGGGAAATCACCTTCATAATGTCCTTTGACAGCCAGCCATGGTGCCCGCTGCTGCAGGAAGTCCCTCGACAGGCGCTGGTCGAGCATAGAACGTTTTCCATAGGCCCCCAATGCCACGGTCCCTTCAAAACTGCCGTGTTCCTGTGTTTCCACCGTAAAACGGTTATCCTCGTAATACACAGCAGTAACAGTGTCTGTCACCAACCTAACGCCGGCTGCCAGCGCTTTGTTCAACAGGAAAGCGTCCATCGCATAACGGCTGATACCAAAACCACCCAATGGCAGGGAGGCTGTAAGCGTTTTCCCATTAGCCGCAGAAAGCAGCAGCCGGGAAATATCTGCAGGACCCAGTTCTGCCGGGTCTGCTCCCAGCCATTGCAAATAAGGCAATACTTCATTGGAGATATATTCCCCGCAGACTTTATGTTTCGGAAATCTGTTTTTCTCGATCAGGGTCACCGGCAATCCCGCACGGGAAAGGTGGATAGCTCCTGTCAGTCCGGCGAGCCCCCCGCCGATAATGATAATGTGATGCTGTAAACCCATGTACATTAGCAATATACGACATATTTGGAAGTACGGTTGTGCTATCGTTTATACCGCCAGCGCATAAACGCAGGTAATACAATCAGTAACAACGGCATAGCCACCAGGAAACCGCCTATTACCGCAATCGCCAGCGGCTGGTGCAGCTGCGCCCCGGTACCAATACCCAGGGCAATAGGCATCAGCGCAACAATAGCGCCAAGAGCCGTCATCAGCTTGGGACGCAACCGTGTAGAAATAGCGTACACAATAGCCTCGTCTGCATCTTCCGTATGATGCATCGACTCATGGAACTGTAAAAAAGTAAAAATGGCATTCTCCCCGATAATCCCCACAATCATGATCAGACCGGTATAACTGCCTACATTCAACGGAGTACCGGTAATATACAAGGCTATATAGCTGCCTGTAATACCCAATACCGCCACCAGCAAAATAATCAGCGCATCCTGGAAACTGCGGTACAGAAAAAGGATCACCCCAAACACCAGCAGCGAAGCGGCTATCAGTATCATCAACAGCTCGCGGAACGACTGCTGCTGTTCGGCATATGCACCGCCGTACATAATGCTGTAACCCTGTGGCAGCTGTATGCGGGCATGTATCTCCTGGTCTACCTTCTTCATCACCGTACCCAGCCCGCTGTTGTTCAGCCTGGCGGTCACCAGCCCCATGGATTGCAGGTTTTCCCGGTTGATCTCTGCATCGCCGGCCTGCATGTCAATATGGGCAAGGTCAGTAATCGGACGCAGCTTGCCGCCGGGAAGGAATACCTGCAGCTGCCCTATCTCTGCCACCTTCAACCGGTAGTTGCCAGGATATACCAGCCGTATAGGCGACAGCTGTTCCTTCTCCAATACACTACCCCCCACGTTGCCTTCCAGGGCTGCCTGCAACTGATACTGCAAATTAGCAGGCGTGATGCCGTATTGGGCCAGCGCAACAGTATTCAGGGTGATGTTAATGCCCGGGCCGGCAATAACGATACCGTCAAACACGTCCGCGGTCCCCTTGACGTCCTTTACCACCGCCGCCACTTGTCTCGACAACACCTGCAAAGCCTGCGGGTCACTTCCGAAGATCTTCACCTCCACCGGCTGCACCGATGTCATCAGGTCACCCAGCATGTCGCCTATCACCTGCCCGAAATCCACCCGTAGTGCAGGTTGTGTGACCTCTATCCTACTCCGCAGCTTGTCTATTACCTCGTTGGTAGTAATATGCCGGTCTTTTTTTAGCTGTATCAGATAGTCACCTCTGTTAGGCTCCGTGATAAAAAAGCCCATCTGCGTGCCGGTACGGCGGGAATAGGCAGCCACTTCCGGCGTAGTGGTGATGATCTTTTCCACCTCCTGTAACATACGGTCTGTTTCCTCCAGTGAAGTACCCGGCGGTGAGCTGTAGTCCAGCACGATACTCCCTTCGTCCATCTCCGGCAGGAAACCCGTTTCCAGCCTTGGCAATATCAGCACTGCAGCTGTAATCAGCAACAACACCAGCAACACGCTCAGCCAGGGGCGGGTGATAAAAAAGGTTACCCATCGCTGTCGTTTTACTTCATGACCAGGCGGTAGCTTTTTAGGTAGCTGTTTTCTGCCCAGCAGCAGATAGATGACCGGTAATACCAGCCAGGTGACCAGAAAAGAACAAACAAGCGTGATGATCATCGTGTTGGTCAGCACCTTAAAATAAGCACCCGCCACACCGGTCATCAGCACAAAAGGCAGGAAAATAACAATGGTGCTCAGTGATGACCCCACCATAGCGGGGAACAGGTAATGAATCGCTTTTTGCAGTAACAACGGCGTAGGCTCTCCCGGATGTTCTTCATGGGTACGGTGAATCTGCTCCACCACTACGATCGCATCGTCGATGATCAGCCCTATAGCTGCTGCAATGGCGCCCAGCGTCATGATATTAAAAGTCTGTCTGGTCGCATACAGCACAATCAGCGTCAGCAGCAAGGTGACTGGTATGGTGATCAGGATGGTAAAACTCGCTT belongs to Chitinophaga sp. HK235 and includes:
- a CDS encoding helix-turn-helix domain-containing protein — encoded protein: MNFGKAIRTLRKHSNQSQQEFADDIGISQTSLSLIESGKTKPTGATLDRIAEKFKTRAAIIAMAAIEVEKDVPPGKRKLFKELFPDFEENVWTLIFHK
- a CDS encoding 4'-phosphopantetheinyl transferase superfamily protein, whose product is MIGNDVVDLELAAAENNWRRAGYLEKICTPAERQLVQDATDPDRMVWLLWSAKEAAYKIVHRTTGQRIYAPHRYAVQLSGRDTGTICYETMIFHFRTTVDGSRLHSIAVPAEHLWYQLSCGVEAGELLLKDEQGVPFVREVSSGRRRPASVSHHGKYYEVVSLKI
- a CDS encoding acyl carrier protein, with the protein product MDKTALMATIKEVVQPYTKNPEALATLNEDTDFIRDLKINSANLVDVVLDVEEKFNIVIDNDSMEKMINVKSAMEVVENKLAATS
- a CDS encoding beta-ketoacyl synthase gives rise to the protein MSVRVVITGLGVVAPNGAGVPAFREAVINGVSGIRYDPKLAAMDFSCRIAGTPEVTEAMKLRYFEPLELKGFNSEAVLYGVMAGVEAWQDAGLPLANGATQPDWDSGVVFGTGSSGVDKWREAIYQVDEGKVRRLGSTVISQTMASSISAWLGGKLALGNQVTTNSSACTTGAESVMMAYDRIRSGKALRMLAGSTTDGGPYVWAGFDAMRICTFKNNDRPEAGSRPMSASASGFVPGAGAGALVVESLDSALQRGATIYAEIAGGHVNSGGQLGEGSMTAPNSEAVQRCIREAVREAGIHPDEIDAINGHLTATSKDATEILNWSQALNRKGADFPYVNALKCMVGHCLSASGSIELVSAVLQLKEGFLFPNINSEDLHPEIAAIVPRERIPLQLMNKALQVVAKASFGFGDVNACIILKKYKP
- a CDS encoding 3-hydroxyacyl-ACP dehydratase FabZ family protein — encoded protein: MTTTAILAKLPYSEPFLFVDTLEYIDEKKVIGSFTFRPDMDFYKGHFKHYAVTPGVLLTEVMAQIGLVCLGIYLTGGAEDLAFGLTATNVEFMVPVLPGEKVTVTGEKDYFRFGKLKCKVVMTNAGGEEVSSGVMAGMIIPRKS
- a CDS encoding enoyl-ACP reductase; this translates as MVRDFASQQYWALILGGSSGLGLASARKLAEKGMHLCIVHRNAGVEMEQVNADFEALRATGVQVISFNVSITNTEKRAFVLQELQQQMGAAGRVRCLLHSVAKGTLKAMTGDQALQTDDMMITLEHMAVSLHDWTQSVWQQGLFAGDARVLSFTSEGSSKAWQHYAAVSAAKASLEAISRSIALEFGPYGIRANCLQAGVTDTRSLRMIPGHEQLLAHSIARTPFQRLTTPEDVANMVYLLCKDEAAWVTGAVIPVDGGAHIH
- a CDS encoding type III polyketide synthase → MSVKIQSVAKALPAYTRPTSEIMPYLDLWLAGQEERFVKKVKKIFENAAVDQRYSIMNAEEVFNNTSFEEKNNIYIRECTELGKKCLQGALEKAGLKGEEIDYIITVSCTGFMIPSMDAYLINALQLRQDIVRLPVTEMGCAAGVSGMIYAYQFLKANPGKRAAVVAVESPTATFQHNDYSMANIVSAAIFGDGAACVILSSHEDDKGPAIVGAEMYHFYEATHLMGFHLSNTGLQMVLDIAVPEQIASHFSDIIYPFLERNGTTMEAVNQLIFHPGGRKIIQTVEEIFSGSGKNIDDTKEVLRLYGNMSSATVLYVLERILDKAIPPGDKGLMLSFGPGFSAQRILLQW
- a CDS encoding methyltransferase domain-containing protein, whose amino-acid sequence is MILNTRERVLAPEIMDDFSMEGERLQRALDKIAKINRKLGGNRITLKGVATLMRQLPPEREVTIVDIGCGNGDMLRALADEGRKRGWKLRLVGIDANRFTVHHAAGLSADYPEISYDCIDVTHDSFVEMEYDIVLLTLTLHHFTDAVIFELMQHFCRRATVGVVVNDLHRSSIAYRLFQLLCYVLRLEEMTRYDGLTSIMRGFKKPELVKLSRQLNIRNYSLRWRWAFRYQWVISNL
- a CDS encoding NAD(P)/FAD-dependent oxidoreductase, which encodes MGLQHHIIIIGGGLAGLTGAIHLSRAGLPVTLIEKNRFPKHKVCGEYISNEVLPYLQWLGADPAELGPADISRLLLSAANGKTLTASLPLGGFGISRYAMDAFLLNKALAAGVRLVTDTVTAVYYEDNRFTVETQEHGSFEGTVALGAYGKRSMLDQRLSRDFLQQRAPWLAVKGHYEGDFPDDLVALHNFPGGYCGVSKIETGHLNICYLVSTDSFRQYGDIQQHREEVMYRNIHLREIFSYSRALFEQPLTISQICFDEKTKVEQHMLMTGDTAGLIHPLCGNGMAMAIDSARMAAEGVLRFCRETDYSRRQLEDDYSKRWERVFGRRMKTGRLLNNLFLKDRLSTWLVQQMASFPAVLPFIIRQTHGRPLKVMNT
- a CDS encoding efflux RND transporter permease subunit, with amino-acid sequence MKQYFVAYKNPIAVLTAIIIMGGLFAYSKIQSALFPEITFPKIKIIAEAGQQPVNKMMITVTRPLELAIKQVPDLQTIRSITSRGSCEISAFMDWNADIDISQQRISARIEEIKNTLPPDISIRVERMNPSILPVSGYTLEGAGLSPIDLKYLASYTIKPFLSQVEGVAEIRIIGGKTKEYWVVLDRGKMNTLGITPEMIGNALNQTNFIRSNGYLTDYRLLYLTVTDAQVSNRQQLENIVISNNGQRIVLLKDIAAVGIREAKEYIKVNANGREGVLIAVIKQPNANLIDLSDRMERQLTALRKTLPAQVKIAPYYVQADFVRDAIRSVTDCLWIGLLLAIIVAVIFLRSAKASFTILITIPVTLLLTLIVLYATRQTFNIMTLGAIAAAIGLIIDDAIVVVEQIHRTHEEHPGEPTPLLLQKAIHYLFPAMVGSSLSTIVIFLPFVLMTGVAGAYFKVLTNTMIITLVCSFLVTWLVLPVIYLLLGRKQLPKKLPPGHEVKRQRWVTFFITRPWLSVLLVLLLITAAVLILPRLETGFLPEMDEGSIVLDYSSPPGTSLEETDRMLQEVEKIITTTPEVAAYSRRTGTQMGFFITEPNRGDYLIQLKKDRHITTNEVIDKLRSRIEVTQPALRVDFGQVIGDMLGDLMTSVQPVEVKIFGSDPQALQVLSRQVAAVVKDVKGTADVFDGIVIAGPGINITLNTVALAQYGITPANLQYQLQAALEGNVGGSVLEKEQLSPIRLVYPGNYRLKVAEIGQLQVFLPGGKLRPITDLAHIDMQAGDAEINRENLQSMGLVTARLNNSGLGTVMKKVDQEIHARIQLPQGYSIMYGGAYAEQQQSFRELLMILIAASLLVFGVILFLYRSFQDALIILLVAVLGITGSYIALYITGTPLNVGSYTGLIMIVGIIGENAIFTFLQFHESMHHTEDADEAIVYAISTRLRPKLMTALGAIVALMPIALGIGTGAQLHQPLAIAVIGGFLVAMPLLLIVLPAFMRWRYKR